From Aspergillus fumigatus Af293 chromosome 5, whole genome shotgun sequence, a single genomic window includes:
- a CDS encoding putative RNA binding protein translates to MTTTETVRFEPGFVAIVTGDFLFIPLVCFNTGFFQHALLVVPDVHAVTVTPHRPIGMSGLDLLLKPFVVMAANSCSSAPAGAKIRVENLHYDITESDLELADEFSFQDLFNRIGPVSNLSLVYDRAGRSEGVAYVTYNRANDARTAIAEFDGANAKGQPIRLTLVASGPGRRGRNPFDNVERPKGSLFDRIERPRDARSLSPGSENGDVEGGARRRRGRRSGGGAGHRRSDVSKPAPEHIDRYVPGQRSPVRRSTNGRRQGERRDDRNRGEGRRNPNARPKKTQEELDQEMDDYWGGANAGAGAADKEVVQDEPQQIAPATSAAAGDDDVDMIE, encoded by the exons ATGACGACGACAGAGACAGTGCGTTTTGAACCTGGCTTCGTGGCGATTGTCACGGGggattttcttttcattcCGCTCGTTTGTTTTAACACAGGTTTCTTTCAGCACGCCCTGCTCGTGGTTCCCGACGTCCACGCGGTGACCGTTACTCCCCATCGCCCGATCGGTATGTCTGGCTTGGATTTACTGCTGAAGCCCTTTGTGGTCATGGCGGCTAACTCCTGCAGCAGCGCACCCGCCGGAGCAAAGATTCGTGTTGAGAACCTTCACTACGACATTACAGAGAGCGATCTGGAG TTAGCTGATGAGTTTTCGTTTCAGGATCTGTTTAATCGGATCGGACCTGTCTCAAATCTATCTCTCGTCTATGACCGGGCTGGACGCTCCGAAGGCGTTGCCTATGTTACCTACAACCGTGCGAACGATGCGAGAACGGCGATAGCAGAATTCGATGGCGCAAATGCCAAAGGACAGCCTATCCGTTTGACACTAGTCGCCTCTGGCCCCGGAAGACGGGGCCGCAACCCATTTGATAATGTCGAACGGCCCAAGGGAAGTCTTTTCGATCGCATCGAGCGGCCTCGCGATGCCCGAAGCTTAAGCCCTGGAAGTGAGAATGGTGATGTGGAAGGCGGAGCACGTCGTCGCCGGGGCCGTCGCTCTGGAGGAGGCGCAGGCCATCGCCGTAGCGATGTCTCGAAACCTGCCCCCGAGCACATTGACCGGTACGTGCCTGGACAGCGATCACCAGTCAGACGAAGCACCAATGGCAGACGGCAGGGGGAGCGGCGAGATGATAGAAATCGAGGCGAGGGCCGCCGGAACCCTAACGCCAGACCTAAGAAGACGCAGGAAGAGCTTGATCAAGAGATGGATGATTACTGGGGAGGCGCAAATGcgggtgctggtgctgccgACAAAGAGGTCGTGCAGGATGAGCCTCAGCAGATCGCCCCAGCTACATCCGCTGCggctggtgatgatgacgttGACATGATTGAATAG
- a CDS encoding WD40 repeat domain-containing protein: MASDIPKVVPLTCHGHSRPVPHLNFSSLVEDDQYYLISACKDNNPMLRDGITGDWLVVIVSIVTNCLAKTYNSGLALSLATRELYGKLVFRRTRTLQQLRLQISPRMFYDFSYRGNIDGAADTKPRKVWDTHTGECLHTLQHSHICRAVAFPIQSSPQILATGGFEKKLRIFDLTRSGGSNSSSPTSPSPGENGNGASPITSYEIGPGAHGGTIKSIVWNQDYNILTTAAEDRKVRWWDLRSRHPVIEYAVEGTIGSCELNTLATRPNDPGILTVAAGKSVYLFDGVTPGRLLKKMDFRYEVASAAVNNDTGRLVTGSADDTWARVYDLRTEEELEVQKGHHGPIWSVSFSPDGKLYGTGSEDGTIKLWKACREPYGLWR; the protein is encoded by the exons ATGGCGTCAG ATATCCCTAAAGTTGTGCCCTTGACCTGCCATGGACACTCTCGTCCAGTGCCTCATCTGAACTTCTCCTCCCTTGTAGAGGACGATCAGTACTATCTAATTTCTGCTTGCAAAG ACAACAACCCGATGCTCCGCGATGGCATTACTGGTGATTGGTTAGTGGTTATCGTTTCCATCGTTACCAATTGCCTGGCTAAGACGTATAACTCAGGATTGGCACTTTCCTTGGCCACAAGGGAGCTGTATGGCAAGCTCGTCTTTCGACGGACGCGAACATTGCAGCAACTGCGGCTGCAGATTTCTCCGCGTATGTTTTATGATTTCTCGTACCGCGGTAACATTGACGGGGCTGCTGACACTAAACCCAGGAAGGTGTGGGATACTCATACTGGTGAATGCTTGCACACGCTCCAGCATTCACACATCTGTCGGGCGGTGGCATTCCCGATTCAATCGTCCCCTCAAATTCTAGCCACTGGAGGCTTCGAGAAAAAGCTACGTATTTTTGATCTGACACGCAGCGGTGGTAGTAACAGTTCCTCACCAACGTCCCCGTCGCCCGGGGAGAACGGCAATGGGGCTAGTCCAATCACAAGCTATGAGATTGGGCCTGGCGCACACGGAGGCACAATCAAATCTATCGTCTGGAATCAAGACTACAACATCCTCACAACAGCCGCAGAGGATCGGAAGGTCCGCTGGTGGGATCTTCGTTCTCGCCATCCTGTCATCGAGTACGCTGTCGAAGGCACGATAGGTAGCTGCGAACTCAACACCCTCGCCACTCGACCCAATGACCCCGGCATCCTAACTGTCGCGGCCGGAAAGAGTGTCTACCTCTTCGATGGTGTCACCCCCGGGCGGcttttgaagaagatggactTTCGATACGAGGTCGCCAGCGCCGCTGTGAACAATGATACTGGCCGATTGGTCACCGGCAGTGCTGACGATACCTGGGCTCGAGTGTACGATCTACGCACCGAAGAAGAGCTCG AGGTCCAAAAGGGTCATCACGGCCCAATCTGGTCAGTCAGTTTTTCTCCCGACGGCAAGCTGTACGGCACAGGAAGTGAAGATGGAACAATTAAGCTCTGGAAGGCATGCAGGGAGCCTTATGGGCTGTGGCGGTAG